AAAGATGGGCCTTCGTTCATTACCCCGGGAGGTGACATGGTAAAAAGCGCCAGGATACTCAATCCTCAATGGCCTTCCCATGAAGATTTTATATCAAATCAGATAGGTTTTGTCAATAGTGTAGGTCTGACACCACTGACACTCTACGAACTACCTAAAAGTGCTAATTGATGCTCAGGGTGGCCATTTTTGTCACCCAAAACAGACCCCCCCCAACTGGCTTGCAGCCCCCCTATTCACGGTATTCAACGGTATTCATTAGGTGGCCGTAGATATCCATTGTCACATTTATACTGCTGTGGCTCAAGTGACTTTGAATGTACTTGGGATGCTCCCCTTGAGCGATAAGCAGGTTTGCATAGGTATGTCTCAGGTGGTGGAATTGAATCTTCGGTAACTTTGTCCTTCTCAATGCGCGGGGCCCTCCGCTAGCCCCCCACATTCAGTGATTACGGCTTGCTAATTATATCTCCGTCAATTCTGCCGAATTGGTATACGGAATAAGTTCTCCCGAGGTCTTTCTCTCCCAAACTATTTCATTGTGAGTGGCTTGATATACCATGCTCTTTTTAGGAAAGGTTTTTGCAATTCTAGTGATAATCCTTTTTTCTTCAACTGTAAGTGGTTCAGCCATTGTCTCGTCAGCATTCTTTATCTCATCAATCAGGTCTCGATAGTTATTAAGCTGTGGACCCCACGGGAGCCGGGCATAAGTAGAGCCGGTCATACTTTCCCCTAGCTCCCGAAAAGCCACCATATCTGCATACCACAAATACTTTGCTGCGTAGAGCATCCTGTCGTTCTTTACCAAAAGCCTTTTTCCCAGGATAGACTCAAATTGCCTCAAGACGAGTTTTATTCTTGGTATTGATAATACTCGGTTACCTGTATAAATATCTCCAACTGTCTGACCCTGGAGGGCTGTACGCAGGGCCTTGTCCATAGATTTGCTTTGGATCAGCCCCCCTTCCCACCTCTTTATGCTAGCGATACCAACACTCATCCGCCTTGCAAGATCGTCTTGGGTTAAGCCCAGTTTTTTTCTACGTTCCCGTATTTCCTTGCCTGTCAGCAGACCAACCATTTTACGGTAGGCATCTGAAATCGCTCTCTGAGTGGCAGCCGCCTGGTCGATTGTACCCACCTCTATGCCGCAAACCAGGCATACGTAATATTCTGCTTGAAAAGTTATATCAACACCACGAAACGTTATACTTTTATCCAATTTCTTAATCTGCATTGCCCCGTGGCCATTTGGGCAGTTCATAGCATTTTTCGTCATTTTATTCTCCCTCTCTATGCTGGTGAAAAGATACAAGCCACATTTTGTCATCTTTGAGCGTAAACTTTAAATAGACCTCACAACCCAAACGCTTACTTACCCATCTAAAAGCGAAGAGCTCGCAATCCTTAATTTTGTCCTCATAAGAACGTTGCGGAGGTCTTTGCCCTGCATAATCAGGCGGCGTTATTTCATTCAATACCTCATAAAGGACATTTTCAATATCTTCGATAAGGTGGCCTAGTTCCAAGGCATCGGCAGCAATGGAGACTGGATCTACAATACCAATGCGATCTTCTAATACTGCTTCCCTTGCCTGTCTGATCTTGTTGTTAAGTTCCTTATGAGAAGGTCTTTTCATTTAAAGTATGGTATCAATTGATGCCTTTGTCAAGCACTTTTTGCCTTTTTATATCACTTTAGCTCTTTTATGCCACTTCCAACATACTGAGCATTAAAAAACCTTTAGTTTGCAGTAAGTTATCGATTTACTCGCTTTTTATAAAAATCATGCCAGAAAACCCACAAGCTTGCTTGTGGGATGAAATGGCATCCTTACAAAGCAGGGTTTTTAGGGGACGGCGATTAGCGGAAGAAGCAACCGAGCTTGCTCGGTGGTAGTTCACTTATTTTTGAGTGCAATAAAGATGGCCAAGGCGATTGCTATAATACCAACTGAATATGATAAAGCTGTAATAGGATTGCCAGACCAAAGACTAC
The sequence above is drawn from the Deltaproteobacteria bacterium genome and encodes:
- a CDS encoding tyrosine-type recombinase/integrase — encoded protein: MWGASGGPRALRRTKLPKIQFHHLRHTYANLLIAQGEHPKYIQSHLSHSSINVTMDIYGHLMNTVEYRE
- a CDS encoding type II toxin-antitoxin system MqsA family antitoxin; the encoded protein is MTKNAMNCPNGHGAMQIKKLDKSITFRGVDITFQAEYYVCLVCGIEVGTIDQAAATQRAISDAYRKMVGLLTGKEIRERRKKLGLTQDDLARRMSVGIASIKRWEGGLIQSKSMDKALRTALQGQTVGDIYTGNRVLSIPRIKLVLRQFESILGKRLLVKNDRMLYAAKYLWYADMVAFRELGESMTGSTYARLPWGPQLNNYRDLIDEIKNADETMAEPLTVEEKRIITRIAKTFPKKSMVYQATHNEIVWERKTSGELIPYTNSAELTEI